Proteins from a genomic interval of Rosa chinensis cultivar Old Blush chromosome 2, RchiOBHm-V2, whole genome shotgun sequence:
- the LOC112189047 gene encoding UDP-glycosyltransferase 83A1: MVNPHVLVVPYPAQGHVIPLLELSRCLVEHGVKVTFVNTEHVHMQMKEAITMEGDTGSKIHQVFITVGSEDGKYSSGKLTEAILRVLPRKLEELIEDINGSNGESITCVLVDQTLGWALEIAEKKAIKRAAFCPAAAALLVLGLSIPKLIDDGVIDNEGTPTKKQVIKLSPDMPAMNTQEFAWACLGHKAMQKNVFELMLRNNKSRKSAEWLLCNSSYDLEPAAFTMTPHILPIGPLLASNRLKLDFAGEDSCLTWLDQQATRSVVYVAFGSLAVFNPIQFKELALGLELSNRPFLWVARPDMIHAENEVYLKEFNDRVATQGLIVAWAPQQRVLSHRSIACFVSHCGWNSIMEGLGYGVPFLCWPYFADQFLNRTYISEIWKIGLGFERDESGFITSREIKNKVEQLLGNGEIKARALDIKKLVMDGIKEGGGSNKNFKDFVEWIKGLV, translated from the exons CTTGAGCTTTCAAGATGCCTAGTTGAACATGGTGTCAAGGTTACATTCGTAAATACCGAGCACGTTCATATGCAAATGAAAGAAGCAATCACAATGGAGGGAGATACAGGGAGTAAAATTCATCAGGTGTTTATCACTGTTGGTTCGGAAGATGGGAAATACTCATCAGGGAAGTTGACTGAAGCAATTTTGAGGGTCTTGCCCCGAAAATTGGAGGAGCTTATTGAAGATATTAATGGATCAAATGGCGAGAGTATTACATGTGTTCTTGTTGATCAGACTCTTGGATGGGCCCTGGAAATCGCGGAGAAGAAGGCGATTAAGCGAGCTGCCTTCTGCCCAGCTGCAGCTGCACTCTTGGTACTTGGGTTAAGCATCCCAAAGCTGATTGATGATGGAGTTATCGACAATGAAG gaaCTCCCACAAAGAAACAAGTGATTAAGCTATCACCAGATATGCCTGCCATGAACACGCAGGAGTTTGCGTGGGCATGCCTCGGACACAAGGCTATGCAGAAAAATGTGTTTGAGCTTATGCTCAGAAACAACAAATCAAGGAAATCAGCAGAGTGGTTACTTTGCAACTCATCCTATGACCTTGAGCCTGCAGCATTTACCATGACTCCACACATTCTACCAATAGGTCCACTTTTGGCAAGCAATCGGCTCAAACTAGACTTTGCAGGAGAAGACTCTTGCTTGACTTGGCTTGATCAACAAGCAACACGGTCTGTAGTGTATGTTGCTTTTGGTAGCTTAGCAGTTTTTAATCCAATACAGTTCAAAGAATTGGCCCTGGGGCTAGAACTCTCCAATAGACCATTCTTGTGGGTGGCAAGACCCGATATGATACACGCTGAAAATGAAGTCTACCTGAAAGAATTCAATGACAGGGTAGCTACTCAAGGACTGATAGTAGCTTGGGCACCTCAACAGAGGGTTCTGTCCCATCGCTCCATCGCTTGTTTTGTGAGCCATTGTGGTTGGAATTCAATCATGGAAGGTTTAGGATATGGAGTCCCTTTCTTATGCTGGCCTTACTTCGCTGATCAGTTTCTTAATCGAACCTACATTTCAGAGATTTGGAAGATTGGTTTGGGGTTTGAAAGAGATGAAAGTGGTTTCATAACAAGCAGAGAAATCAAAAATAAGGTGGAGCAGCTGCTAGGAAATGGGGAAATAAAAGCAAGGGCTTTGGATATCAAGAAACTGGTTATGGATGGCATCAAAGAAGGTGGCGGCTCAAACAAGAATTTCAAGGATTTTGTTGAATGGATAAAGGGATTGGTATAA